The sequence TACTGATATCTTGATCCGTACCCGGCGCGCGGGCGCCGGGCGGCCGCCCGCCTGACGTCCGCCGCGCGCGGCGCGCCGGCGGGAACAATCCGCCGCCCGGCGCGCCGCACGTTCTCATCTTCCGGGGCGGCCGCGCACGGCCGGATCGTCAACGCAGAAGGAGCAACACATGACCGTCATCCTGACCTGGATCATCAACGCGCTCGCGCTCTTGATCATCACGTACCTCGTACCGTCGATCCACATCAAGAGCTTCGGCACGGCGCTCATCGTCGCGGTCGTGCTGGGCCTCATCAACGCGGTGCTCCGGCCGATCCTGATCCTGCTCACGCTGCCCGTGACGATCGTCACGCTCGGCCTGTTCATCCTCGTCGTGAACGCACTGTGCTTCTGGTTCGCGGCGTCGCTGCTGAAGGGCTTCGAAGTGTCGGGATTCTGGTCTGCGTTCTTCGGTTCGATCCTGTACAGCATCGTGTCGTGGCTGCTGTCCGCCCTGATCTTCGGTCAGCGCAACATCGGCTGACGGGGTGACACCTGAATCATGAACCCGATCGAACTTTCCTTTGAATTCTTTCCGCCGAAGACGGCGGAAGGCGTCGACAAGCTGCGCGCGACGCGCGCGCAACTCGCGCCGCTGAAGCCGAAATTCGTGTCCGTCACGTTCGGCGCGGGCGGCTCGACGCAGCAAGGCACGCTCGACACCGTGCTCGACATGCAGAAGGCGGGGCTCGAAGCCGCGCCGCACCTGTCGTGCATCGGCTCGTCGAAGGACAGCCTGCGCGCGATTCTCGATCAGTACCGCTCGCACGGCATCCGCCACATCGTCGCGCTGCGCGGCGATCTGCCGTCCGGCATGGGCGAGGTGGGCGAGCTGCGCTATGCGTCGGAACTCGTCAGCTTCATCCGCGCCGAGCACGGCGACTGGTTTCACATCGAAGTCGCCGCGTATCCGGAGTACCACCCGCAAGCCCGTTCGCCGAAGGCCGATCTCGAGAATTTCGCGCGCAAGGTGAAGGCGGGCGCGAACGCCGCGATCACGCAGTACTTCTACAATGCCGACGCGTATTTCCGTTTCGTCGAAGACGCGGCGAAGCTCGGCGTCGACGTGCCGATCGTGCCCGGCATCATGCCGATCACGAACTTCTCGCAGCTGATGCGCTTTTCCGAGATGTGCGGCGCGGAAGTGCCGCGCTGGATCGCGCGCCGGCTCGAGAGCTTCGGCGACGACAAGGATTCGATTCGCGCGTTCGGCGCGGACGTCGTCACGGGGCTTTGCCGGCGGCTCATCGACGCGGGCGTGCCCGGCCTGCACTTCTACACGCTGAACGGCGCGGCGGCGACGAAGATCGTCTGCGAGCGGCTGGGGCTCTGAGCCGGCCGGCGCGCGAGCCGCGCATCGGCCAGTACGACGAGGCGAAACCTTCGGGTTTCGCCTCTTTTTTTGCGCGAAACCGCGTGAGCGGCCAGGCGGAAGCGGCTGGCGCGGCGCGCGGCGTGTGGCGCGCAGCCGCCGTTGCGCCGGCCGCGCGGCTCACCCGTGCGCGCGCACGAGCGGCGGCCGCTTGTCGAACCACGGGCGCGCGAGCTCGAGCTGGCGCGCGAGCGTGAAGAGGCGCGCGTCGTCGCCGTGCCGCGCGACGAACTGAACGCCGACCGGCAACCCGCGCGGCGTCCAGTGCAGCGGCACCGACATCGCCGGCTGGCCGGTCAGGTTGAAAAGCTCCGTGCAGCCCGCCCACGAGAACGCCTTCTCCGACACCTCCGCGAGCATGCGCTTGAGCAGCGGTTTCATCGGCAGTACGCCGAGCAGCTCCATTTGCCGCGTCTCGAACGGCGTCGGCTGCATTTCGCCGATCTTGATCGGCGGCGCGGCGAGCGTCGCGCACAGGATCACGTCGTAGCGCGACACGAGGCCCGCGACGCGCGCGGTGATCTGCCGCTGCAGCTCGAGTGCGTGCGGCAGCCGCTCGCGCGCGAGCCGACGGCCGACCTGCGCCATCGCCCACGTCGCCGGCTCGAATTCGGCGCGCTCGGGCTTGCGTCCCGTGATGTTCTGCGCGCCGAGCACGAGCTCGGCGGCAATCGCGGCCCAGATCGTCAGGAATACTTCGCTGATCTGCGCGAAGTCGAGATTCAGCGAGGTCGGCTCGACGTTGTGCCCGAGCGACGCGGCGAGCGATGCGGCGCCGTCGAGCGCGTCGCGCACGTCGGCGGACAGCGCCGGCGCGAGCATCGGGTCCGTCACATAGCCGATCTTCAGCGAAGGCGGCGGCGCGTCGAGTGCGCCGAGATACGTGCCGGGCGCGCCGGCGCCGTCGAAGCGGCCGGGCGCGGCGCGCCCGGTGGTGATGTCGAGGAGGAGCGCGCTGTCGCGCACGCTGCGCGAGACCGCGTGCTCGACGACGATCTCGCCCGGCACCGGCCACGGCGAGAGCGCCGGATCGCGCGACGGCTTGAAGCCGAACAGGCCGCAGCACGACGCGGGAATCCGGATCGAGCCGCCGCCGTCGGACGCGTGCGCGAGCGGCACGATGCCTGCTGCGACGGCCGCCGCCGCGCCGCCGCTCGAGCCGCCCGGCGTGTGATCGAGGTTCCACGGGTTGCGGCATACGCCGAACAGCGCGGACTCGGTGTACGGCATCTGCCCGAGCTCGGACGTGTTGGTCTTGCCGAAGATGTTGAGCCCGGCCGCTTTCGTCCGCGCGATGAGCGGCGAATCGTCGGCCGGCACGTAATGGCGATAGTGGCGGCTGCCGAGCGACAGCGGCAGCCCGCCCACCGCGGAGCCGAGATCCTTGACGAGATACGGCACGCCGGCGAGCGGCCCGTCGAGCGCGCCGCTCGCGGCACGCTCGCGCGCGGCCGCGTAGTCGTTCAGCACGATCGCGTTGAGCGCCGGATTGAGCGCTTGCGCGCGGCCGATCGCGGCATCGAGCAGCTCGCGGGCGCTGACCTCGCGCTGCGCGACGAGCCGCGCGAGCCCGATTGCGTCGTGAGACAGGTAGTCGGACTGCACAGTCATCCCCCGTGGTGACGAGCGGCGAACGATTCGGAATTCGAAAGCGGTGGCACGGCGGCGCGCGCCCGCGCGGAAGGCGCGGGCGCGGCGATTGCATGCAGCTTACAGGTGTTCGGCGAGGAAAGTCAGCGAGCGCCCGTGCGCGAGCGCCGCCGCGCGCTGATCGTACGACGCGCGGTCCGAACAGTTGAAGCCGTGCTGCGCGTCCGGATACAGGTGGAATTCCGCGTTCGGGCGGCCGGCGAACGCTGCCTTCACCTTGTCGACCGCGTCGGGCGGAATCGACTGGTCGTGGCCCGCGTAATGAAAGAGGATCGGCTGCGCGACCTTCGCCGCGACGTCGACGTGATTCTGGATGCCGCCGCCGTAATACGCGACCGCGGCGTCGACCTGCTGCTGCGCCGCGGCGAGATACGCGAGGCGGCCGCCGAAACAGTAGCCGATCGCGGCGAGTTTGCCCGCGACCTCGGGCCGCGCGCGCAGCGCGGCCGCGGCCGCGCCGATATCGGCGACCGCCTGCGCGACGTCGGTCTTCTGCAGCAGCTCGATGCCCTTGTCGCGGTCCGCGCCCTCGTAGCCGAGCTCGACGCGCGGTTGCGTGCGCCAGAACACGTCGGGCGCGAGCGCGACGTAGCCGTCGGCCGCGTACTGATCGGCGACCGAGCGGATATGGCCGTTGACGCCGAAGATCTCCTGAATGATGACGACGGCCGGGCCCTTGCCGCGCTTGGGCAGCGCGAGGTAGCCGCCGAACGTGTCGTTGCCTGCGGGGATGTCGATCCATTGCGAAGCCATGCTGATCTCCTGGCAAAGCAAGACCCGTGAAGGTCCTGACGGTGAATGTGGAAGCGGCGCCCAGTGTGCCACCAAACCCGCGTCGCTGCAGTGCCGCGAAACGTCCGGGCGATGCGCGCGGCCGGCGCGTCCGTCGCGTCGATCGGGCCCGCCGAGCCTTCTCGCCGCGCGATCGGATCGATCTGGATTATTCATTTTTCAGGGGCCGTGCGCGCGGGTACAGTCGGTGCGTCGATCGTTCGATTCCGCCGGTCTTTCGCATGACCGCATCCCTGCATCCATTCGAGGATTCGCCATGATTTCCCGCATCGCCCCGACTCCGTTCGCCGCCCGTTTCGACTTGCGCCTGCCGCTCGTGCAGGCGCCGATGGTCGGCGCGACGACGCCCGCGCTCGTCGCGGCCGCGTGCAACGCCGGCGCGCTCGGCAGCCTGGGCGGCGCGTCGTTCGCGCCCGACAGGCTCGCCGCCGAGATCGCCGCGGTGCGCGCGGCGACGAGCCGCCCGTTCGCCGTGAACCTGTTCGCGCTGCCCGACGCGCATCCCGACGACGCGGCCGTGCGTCGTGCGCTCGATGCGATCGATCCGCTGCGCGCGCGCTTCGGGCTGCCGCCCGGCGCACCGCCCGCGCGCTACGCGCCTGATTTCCGGGCGCAGCTCGATGCGCTCGTCGACGCGCGCGTGCCGGTCGCGAGCTTCACGTTCGGCGTGCTCGACAAGGAAGACGTCGCGCGGTTGCAGGCCGCGGGCACGTACGTGATCGGCACCGCGACGCATGTCGCCGAAGGCCTCGCGTGGCAGGCGGCGGGCGCCGACGCGATCAGCGCGCAGGGGGCGGAGGCGGGCGGGCATCGCGGCACGTTCATCGGCCCGGCCGAAGACGCGCTCGTCGGCACGATGGCGCTCGTGCCGCAGCTCGTCGACGCGACAGGCCTGCCGGTGCTCGCGGCGGGCGGCATCATGGACGGGCGCGGGATCGCCGCGGCGCTCGCGCTCGGCGCGCAGGCCGCGCAGCTCGGCACCGCGTTTCTCACCTGCGCGGAAAGCGCGATCCCGGCGTGCTGGAAGGCGCGCCTCATCGCGAGCGACGACACGTCGACGTCCGTCACGCGCGCGATCACGGGCCGCCATGCGCGCGGCATCCGCAACGCACTGATGGCGCGGCTGACCGAGCGACTCGATTCGGTCGCGCCGTATCCGGTGCAGAACGCGCTGACGCAGGAACTGCGGCAAGCCGCCGCGCGCGCGGGCGATGCCGATTATCTGTCGCTGTGGTCCGGCCAGGGCGCGCCGCTCGGCAAGCACCGCGATGCGGCGCAAACGGTCGCGCAGTTGATCGACGCGCTCGATTCCGAATGGCGAGCGACGCTTTCTCGCCACAGTATTTCGGTTGCCTGACGAATTGGCCGGCGCGACAAAAACGCACGCCGGCCGCATTGTCGATACGCTCTGTTCACCGAATTATTTCAATTGGAAGACATTGATTGAAAACATGATTGAAATCGCTTTCCCAATCATTAATCGAGTCTTTCATTTCTTCATCTGAATTGGCGGAAACCCTTATGTTTCGGGGGTTTGCGGCTGGTCAGGCCAGGTTTGCCGCAACTGCGACATCGGTAGTCATCCCAGTTCTCTAAAAACATCCCACTAATTAATTTGATCACCTACACTTGCGCGCAAGCACGTGAAGGCCGCCCCGCATGCGGTGCATCGCGCGCTTGATTGGTGCAGGTGAATAAACCAATGCAGCCGGCGAATCGTCCAGTGATTTTTTGTCGAACACGAGGATCGGTGCGGGGCGTCGGTGAAGGTGTTTTTTCGGATTGAAACTGGAGACTTCCATGAATATCAAGATGCAAAAGCTGCTGCCGATCAGCGCGGCGGCTATGCTGATGGCTGCAGCCGCCACGAACGCTGCCGCCGACCAGGTCATCAAGATCGGCCATGTTGCACCGCTGACGGGCGGGATCGCCCACCTCGGTAAGGACAACGAAAATGGCGCGCGCCTCGCGGTTGAAGAGATCAATGCGAAGGGTCTCACGATCGGCGGCCAGAAGATCACGCTCCAGCTCGACGCACAGGACGACGCGGCCGACCCGCGCCAGGCGACGCAAGTCGCGCAGAAGCTCGTCGACGACAAGGTCGCCGCAGTCGTCGGCCACCTGAATTCGGGCACGTCGATCCCGGCGTCGAAGATCTACAGCGACGCGGGCATCGTGCAGATCTCGCCGTCGGCGACGAATCCGGCTTACACGCAGCAAGGCTTCAAGACGACGTACCGCGTCGTCGCGACCGACGCGCAGCAAGGCCCGGCGCTCGCGAACTATGCGCACTCGAAGGGCATCAAGAGCGTCGCGGTGGTCGACGATTCGACTGCGTACGGCCAGGGTCTCGCGAACGAATTCGAGAAGAAGGCGAAGGCGCTCGGCCTGAAGGTGCTGTCGCACGACGCGACGAACGACAAGGCGGTCGATTTCCGCGCGATCCTGACGAAGATCAAGGGTGAGAATCCGGACGCCGTGATGTACGGCGGCATGGACGCGACGGGCGGCCCGTTCGCGAAGCAGGCGAAGCAGCTCGGCCTGCGCTCGAAGATCCTCGCGGGCGACGGCGTCTGCACGGAAAAGCTGTCCGACCTGGCGGGCGATGCGACCGACAACGTCGTGTGCTCGGAAGCGGGTGCGTCGCTCGAGAAGATGCCGGGCGGTGGGGCGTTCAAGGCGAAGTACGAGAAGCGCTTCGGCCAGCCGATCCAGATCTATGCGCCGTTCACGTATGACGCGGTGTACATCATCGTCGACGCGATGAAGCGCGCGAACTCGACCGATCCGGCGAAGATTCTCGCCGTGATGCCGAAGACGAACTACACGGGCGTGATCGGCACGACGACCTTCGATTCGAAGGGCGACCTGCAGCACGGCGTGATTTCGCTGTACGACTACAAGAACGGCAAGAAGACGTTCCTGGACGAAGTCAAGATGTAATCGTTGGCGCGGCCGACGGAGGGGGCGAGGCGCGCATGCCGGAAGGCGTGCGCGCCTTGTTTTTTTCGACGCGAAGAAGGCGGGCGAGCGGCTCGGGCCGCCGAACGCCGGGCGCGGGCGGGCCTGCGCCGGATCAGACCTTCAACCGGGCCAGCACCTTCGGCGCGACGATCGCGACGAGCGCCGCGCACAGCGCGACGATCGACAGCCCGGCCGAAAGGTTGGCCGCCTGTGCGACCGCGCCGATCACGACCGGGCCGAACAGCAGTCCGAAGTAGGCGAGCCCGGCGACGTGCGCGAGCCCTTCGGCCGCGTGCATGCCTTCGACTCGCATGGCGGCGGCGAACAGCACGGGCATCATGTTGGCAAGGCCGAGGCCCATCAGCGTGAAACCCGCCAGCGCGACGACGGGATACGGCAGCGCGAGCGCGCCGATCATGCCGACGCACGCGAGCGTTGCGCTCGCGCAGACGAGCTGCGGCGCGCCGAAGCGCGCGCGGACCGCGTCGCCCGCGAAGCGCGCGGCGGCCATGCCGCCTGAAAACGCCGCATAGGCGGCGCTCGAGAATGCCGGCGTCGCGCGGACGACGTCGCGCATGTAAACAGTCGCCCAGTCGTACATCGCGCCTTCGGCGATCAGCGCGACGAGCGCGATCGCGCCGAGCGCCCACAGCGCGGACGAGCGCCAGCGGTTCGCGCGCGGGCCGCCGTGCGCGGCGGCGTGCGGCACGTGCGGCAGCACGGCCGGGCAGGCGACGACGAGCACGAGCGCGCTCGCGAGCGCGGCGAGCGCGAGGTGCGTGGCGCTCGCCATGCCGCCCGACAGCAGCGCGCCGCCCGCTGCGGCGCCCACCATCCCGCCGACGCTGAACATGCCGTGCAGCATCGACATGATCGGCCGCTCGAACGCGGATTCGACGGCGCTCGCCTCGGCGTTCATCGCGATGTCGAGCGTCGCCATCGAGAAGCCGAACAGCGCGAGCACCGCGAGCAGCAGCGGATAAGTCGGCACGACGAGGATCAAGGCGCTGCACGCGGACATCGCGAGGCCGCCCGTCAGGCACGCGGTGCGCGATCCGACGCGCGCGATCCAGCGCGCATTGGTCGTCATCGCGACGATCGATCCGATCGCGACCGCGAGGAGTGCGAACGACAGCCTCGCGGGCGACAGCGCGAACGCGTCGCGCACCGTCGGCACGTGCACGCCCCACGACGCATACATCATGCCGGCGACGAAGAAGAGCGCCATCGTCGCCGCCCGCGCGCGCTGGCGGGCGGATGACGGAAGCAGGCGATGAAAGGAGGCGGGCGAAGCGAGATGGGGCGACTGGTCGGACACGAAAAGCTTGGCGGACGGGGAAAATCGGGCGAGCGCGGCGCGCGAAGCTTACGCGGCGCTTAACGAAAACGGCGGCGAATCCAAAAGCAGCGGCGATTCTAGCGGAGTGCAGAGCATCCTGCTTGCGCCTGCCGGGTTGCGCGCGACGCGCCGGCGAGCGCATGCTTGGCGTGCGCTCGCCGGCTTGGCGGCGCGCGCCGTTCGGGCCCGCGGCGATCGCCGCCGCCCGCGGCGTTTCCGGCCCGCACGGCGGCGACGCCGGTCCGAACGCGCCATTCTTGCAAGCAGGGACCACGCACGTGAACATTTCCGCCGACTTACCGCTTCATCTGCTTCACCGCAACGCGCTCGGTACGCTCGCGACGCATTCGCGCGCGCCCGAAGGCTATCCGTATCCGACCGTGGTGCCGTACGCGGTCGACGCGCGGCACCGGCCGGTCGTGCTCGTGAGCGGGCTCGCCGAGCACACGCGCAATCTCGTGGCCGATCCGCGCGCCGGATTTCTCGTCGTCGACGGCCTGGGCGACGCGGCGGGCGCATCGGACGGCGTGCTCGAGGCGGAGCGCGCGACGCTCGTCGGCCGTTTCGAGCCGGTCGACGCCGATCCGCATGTCGCCGCGCGCTATCTGCGCTATCACCCGGACGGCGAGCGCTATCTCGCGCTCGGCGACTTCACGTTCTGGGCGCTCGCATGCGATCGGCTGCGCTATATAGGCGGATTCGGGCGGATGGGCTGGCTCGACGCGACCGAGCTGGACGGGCTCGCGCCCGTCGGTTATGACGAAGAGCGCGCGCTATGGGACGAATACGATGCGTCGCGAGAGCGGCGCGCGGGCCTCGAATTGCTCGGCATCGACCGCTACGGCGCGGACTGGCGTTTGAACGGCTCGAGGCGGCGCACG comes from Burkholderia savannae and encodes:
- a CDS encoding phage holin family protein — translated: MTVILTWIINALALLIITYLVPSIHIKSFGTALIVAVVLGLINAVLRPILILLTLPVTIVTLGLFILVVNALCFWFAASLLKGFEVSGFWSAFFGSILYSIVSWLLSALIFGQRNIG
- a CDS encoding amidase; this translates as MTVQSDYLSHDAIGLARLVAQREVSARELLDAAIGRAQALNPALNAIVLNDYAAARERAASGALDGPLAGVPYLVKDLGSAVGGLPLSLGSRHYRHYVPADDSPLIARTKAAGLNIFGKTNTSELGQMPYTESALFGVCRNPWNLDHTPGGSSGGAAAAVAAGIVPLAHASDGGGSIRIPASCCGLFGFKPSRDPALSPWPVPGEIVVEHAVSRSVRDSALLLDITTGRAAPGRFDGAGAPGTYLGALDAPPPSLKIGYVTDPMLAPALSADVRDALDGAASLAASLGHNVEPTSLNLDFAQISEVFLTIWAAIAAELVLGAQNITGRKPERAEFEPATWAMAQVGRRLARERLPHALELQRQITARVAGLVSRYDVILCATLAAPPIKIGEMQPTPFETRQMELLGVLPMKPLLKRMLAEVSEKAFSWAGCTELFNLTGQPAMSVPLHWTPRGLPVGVQFVARHGDDARLFTLARQLELARPWFDKRPPLVRAHG
- a CDS encoding MFS transporter, producing MSDQSPHLASPASFHRLLPSSARQRARAATMALFFVAGMMYASWGVHVPTVRDAFALSPARLSFALLAVAIGSIVAMTTNARWIARVGSRTACLTGGLAMSACSALILVVPTYPLLLAVLALFGFSMATLDIAMNAEASAVESAFERPIMSMLHGMFSVGGMVGAAAGGALLSGGMASATHLALAALASALVLVVACPAVLPHVPHAAAHGGPRANRWRSSALWALGAIALVALIAEGAMYDWATVYMRDVVRATPAFSSAAYAAFSGGMAAARFAGDAVRARFGAPQLVCASATLACVGMIGALALPYPVVALAGFTLMGLGLANMMPVLFAAAMRVEGMHAAEGLAHVAGLAYFGLLFGPVVIGAVAQAANLSAGLSIVALCAALVAIVAPKVLARLKV
- a CDS encoding dienelactone hydrolase family protein; this encodes MASQWIDIPAGNDTFGGYLALPKRGKGPAVVIIQEIFGVNGHIRSVADQYAADGYVALAPDVFWRTQPRVELGYEGADRDKGIELLQKTDVAQAVADIGAAAAALRARPEVAGKLAAIGYCFGGRLAYLAAAQQQVDAAVAYYGGGIQNHVDVAAKVAQPILFHYAGHDQSIPPDAVDKVKAAFAGRPNAEFHLYPDAQHGFNCSDRASYDQRAAALAHGRSLTFLAEHL
- the metF gene encoding methylenetetrahydrofolate reductase [NAD(P)H]; protein product: MNPIELSFEFFPPKTAEGVDKLRATRAQLAPLKPKFVSVTFGAGGSTQQGTLDTVLDMQKAGLEAAPHLSCIGSSKDSLRAILDQYRSHGIRHIVALRGDLPSGMGEVGELRYASELVSFIRAEHGDWFHIEVAAYPEYHPQARSPKADLENFARKVKAGANAAITQYFYNADAYFRFVEDAAKLGVDVPIVPGIMPITNFSQLMRFSEMCGAEVPRWIARRLESFGDDKDSIRAFGADVVTGLCRRLIDAGVPGLHFYTLNGAAATKIVCERLGL
- a CDS encoding branched-chain amino acid ABC transporter substrate-binding protein, which encodes MNIKMQKLLPISAAAMLMAAAATNAAADQVIKIGHVAPLTGGIAHLGKDNENGARLAVEEINAKGLTIGGQKITLQLDAQDDAADPRQATQVAQKLVDDKVAAVVGHLNSGTSIPASKIYSDAGIVQISPSATNPAYTQQGFKTTYRVVATDAQQGPALANYAHSKGIKSVAVVDDSTAYGQGLANEFEKKAKALGLKVLSHDATNDKAVDFRAILTKIKGENPDAVMYGGMDATGGPFAKQAKQLGLRSKILAGDGVCTEKLSDLAGDATDNVVCSEAGASLEKMPGGGAFKAKYEKRFGQPIQIYAPFTYDAVYIIVDAMKRANSTDPAKILAVMPKTNYTGVIGTTTFDSKGDLQHGVISLYDYKNGKKTFLDEVKM
- a CDS encoding NAD(P)H-dependent flavin oxidoreductase — its product is MISRIAPTPFAARFDLRLPLVQAPMVGATTPALVAAACNAGALGSLGGASFAPDRLAAEIAAVRAATSRPFAVNLFALPDAHPDDAAVRRALDAIDPLRARFGLPPGAPPARYAPDFRAQLDALVDARVPVASFTFGVLDKEDVARLQAAGTYVIGTATHVAEGLAWQAAGADAISAQGAEAGGHRGTFIGPAEDALVGTMALVPQLVDATGLPVLAAGGIMDGRGIAAALALGAQAAQLGTAFLTCAESAIPACWKARLIASDDTSTSVTRAITGRHARGIRNALMARLTERLDSVAPYPVQNALTQELRQAAARAGDADYLSLWSGQGAPLGKHRDAAQTVAQLIDALDSEWRATLSRHSISVA
- a CDS encoding HugZ family pyridoxamine 5'-phosphate oxidase is translated as MNISADLPLHLLHRNALGTLATHSRAPEGYPYPTVVPYAVDARHRPVVLVSGLAEHTRNLVADPRAGFLVVDGLGDAAGASDGVLEAERATLVGRFEPVDADPHVAARYLRYHPDGERYLALGDFTFWALACDRLRYIGGFGRMGWLDATELDGLAPVGYDEERALWDEYDASRERRAGLELLGIDRYGADWRLNGSRRRTPFDAPKMDAEALSAALREAAAVSLE